The Corvus moneduloides isolate bCorMon1 chromosome 28, bCorMon1.pri, whole genome shotgun sequence genome contains a region encoding:
- the ACER1 gene encoding alkaline ceramidase 1, producing the protein MPSIFSYQSAEVDWCESNFVRSAVIAEYYNTISNVSFFILSPALLYLNRQYCQKRAVPLYFVSGLLLLVGLFSMYFHMTLSYVGQLLDELSILWTLAVAYSFWYPQCYFPKCIKTRRHFFWLTGTTTVISTLMSFVKPTLNAYALNCIAFHLLYLTWRELKKCNDKRVHRMAAVMVMWWALAITSWISDRWLCWLWQAINFPYFHSFWHVLIAMSLLYCCPLVIYFNVSYEMPSFKPKLEYWPSDSWPVVVPYVALEEPHKQC; encoded by the exons ATGCCGAGCATATTTTCCTACCAGAGTGCTGAGGTGGATTGGTGTGAGAGCAACTTCGTGCGCTCGGCGGTGATTGCCGAGTACTACAACACC ATCAGCAATGTGAGCTTCTTCATCCTGTCTCCTGCGCTGCTGTACCTGAACCGGCAGTACTGCCAGAAGAGGGCCGTGCCCCTCTACTTCGTCTCAGGGCTGCTCCTCCTTGTAG GTCTCTTCTCCATGTACTTCCACATGACCCTGAGCTACGTGGGACAGCTCTTGGATGAGCTCTCCATCCTCTGGACGCTGGCTGTGGCTTATTCCTTCTGGTACCCACAGTGTTACTTCCCCAAGTGCATCAAGACCAG GAGGCATTTCTTCTGGCTGACTGGTACCACCACCGTGATCAGCACCTTGATGTCGTTCGTCAAGCCGACCCTCAATGCCTACGCGCTCAACTGCATCGCCTTCCACCTGCTCTACCTGACCTGGCGGGAGCTCAAGAA GTGCAATGACAAGCGGGTTCACCGGATGGCCGCAGTCATGGTGATGTGGTGGGCACTGGCCATCACCAGCTGGATCAGTGACCggtggctctgctggctctggcagGCCATCAACTTCCCCTACTTCCACAGCTTCTG GCACGTGCTGATAGCCATGTCCCTGCTGTACTGCTGCCCGCTGGTCATCTACTTCAACGTCAGCTACGAGATGCCCTCGTTCAAGCCGAAGCTGGAATACTGGCCCAGCGACTCGTGGCCTGTCGTGGTGCCCTACGTCGCCCTGGAGGAGCCCCACAAGCAGTGCTAG